The Pan paniscus chromosome 1, NHGRI_mPanPan1-v2.0_pri, whole genome shotgun sequence genome has a segment encoding these proteins:
- the SMIM42 gene encoding small integral membrane protein 42 has protein sequence MSSPQLPAFLWDKGTLTTAVSNPACLVNVLFFFTPLMTLVTLLILVWKVTKDKSNKNRETHPRKEATWLP, from the coding sequence ATGTCCTCCCCACAACTTCCAGCTTTCTTATGGGACAAGGGTACACTCACCACTGCCGTATCTAATCCTGCTTGCCTGGTaaatgttctcttcttctttacaCCCCTGATGACTCTGGTCACTCTACTCATCCTGGTCTGGAAAGTAACCAAAGACAAAAGCAACAAGAACAGAGAGACACACCCAAGAAAGGAGGCAACATGGCTGCCATAA